A window of Bos taurus isolate L1 Dominette 01449 registration number 42190680 breed Hereford chromosome 19, ARS-UCD2.0, whole genome shotgun sequence contains these coding sequences:
- the LLGL2 gene encoding LLGL scribble cell polarity complex component 2 isoform X1, with protein MRRFLRPGHDPARERLKRDLFQFNKTVEHGFPHQPSALGYSPSLRILAIGTRSGAVKLYGAPGVEFMGLHRENNTVVQIHFLPGQCQLVTLLDDNSLHLWSLKVKGGVSELQEDETFTLRGPPGAAPSATQITVVLPHSSHQLLYLGTESGNVFAVRLPAFRTLEDRAISSDAVLQWLPEEARQRRAFEIVEALQEHPRDPNQILIGYSRGLVVIWDLQGSRVLSHFLSSQQLENVFWQRDSRLIVSCHSDGSYCQWRLTSNSPKPEPLRSCVPYGPFPCKAITKIFWLTTKQGLPFTIFQGGMPRASYGDRHCISVVHNGQQTAFDFTSRVIDFTVLIEVDPAAAFDDPYALVVLAEEELVVIDLQTAGWPPVQPPYLASLHCSAITCSHHVSNIPLKLWERIIAAGSRQSTHFSTMEWPIDGGTSLAPAPPQRDLLLTGHEDGTVRFWDASGVCLRLLYKLSTVRVFLTDTEPNESLSAQGEEEWPPLRKVGSFDPYSDDPRLGIQKIFLCKYSGYLAVAGTAGQVLVLELNDEEAEHAVGQVEADLLRDQEGYRWKGHERLCARPGPVHFEPGFQPFVLVQCQPPAVVTSLVLHSEWRLVAFGTSHGFGLFDHQQRRQVFVKCTLHPSDQLALEGPLSRVKSLKKSLRQSFRRIRRSRASSRKRRPTGPPGEVQEGSSRAERTGLQNMELAPVQRKIEARSAEDSFTGFVRTLYFADTYLRDSSRHCPSLWAGTNGGTVYAFALRVPPAERRMDEPVRAEQAKEIQLMHRAPVVGILVLDGHSVPLPEPLEVAHDLSKSPDMQGSHQLLVVSEEQFKVFTLPKVSARLKLKLTALEGSRVRRVSAARFGSCRAEDYGEHHLAVLTNLGDVQVVSLPLLKPQVRYSCIRREDVSGIASCVFTKYGQGFYLISPSEFERFSLSTKWLVEPRCLVDSAESKKRSRPRNGSGPEKSLGRARNSGSQSDGEERRSGPVMEHALLNDERVLKEIQSTLEGDRGSCGDWRSQRVAVGYSLSNGGAE; from the exons ATGAGGAGGTTCCTGAGGCCGGGACACGACCCTGCGAgggagaggctcaagagggaccTCTTCCAGTTTAACAAG ACGGTGGAGCATGGCTTCCCCCACCAGCCCAGCGCCCTCGGCTACAGCCCCTCCCTGCGCATCCTGGCCATCGGCACCCGCTCCGGAGCTGTCAAGCT CTATGGTGCCCCAGGTGTGGAGTTCATGGGCCTACACCGCGAGAACAACACTGTGGTGCAGATCCACTTCCTGCCTGGCCAG TGCCAGCTGGTCACCCTGCTGGATGACAACAGCCTGCACCTGTGGAGCCTGAAGGTCAAAGGCGGGGTGTCGGAGCTGCAGGAAGATGAGACGTTCACGCTGCGCGGCCCCCCAGG GGCTGCCCCCAGTGCCACGCAGATCACTGTGGTCCTGCCACACTCCTCCCACCAGCTGCTCTACCTGGGCACCGAGAGCGGCAACGTCTTTGCGGTGCGGCTGCCAGCCTTCCGCACGCTGGAGGACCGGGCCATCAGCTCGGACGCCGTGCTGCAGTG GTTGCCAGAGGAGGCCCGCCAGCGGCGGGCGTTTGAGATAGTGGAGGCTCTGCAGGAGCATCCCCGGGACCCCAACCAGATCCTTATCGGCTACAGCCGGGGCCTCGTCGTCATCTGGGACCTGCAGGGCAGCCGCGTGCTCTCTCATTTCCTCAGCAGCCAG CAACTGGAAAACGTCTTCTGGCAGCGGGACAGCCGTCTGATCGTCAGCTGCCATTCTGACGGCAGCTACTGCCAATGGCGCTTGACCAGCAACAGCCCGAAGCCGGAGCCCCTGCGAAGCTGTGTGCCTTATG GTCCTTTTCCTTGCAAAGCTATTACCAAAATCTTCTGGCTGACCACCAAGCAGGG GttgcccttcaccatcttccagggCGGCATGCCGCGGGCCAGCTACGGGGACCGCCACTGCATCTCGGTGGTCCACAACGGCCAGCAGACAGCCTTCGACTTCACCTCCCGCGTCATTGACTTCACTGTCCTCATCGAGGTGGACCCTGCGGCTG CCTTCGATGACCCCTATGCCCTGGTGGTGCTGGCCGAGGAGGAGCTGGTGGTGATTGACCTGCAGACGGCTGGTTGGCCTCCAGTCCAGCCTCCCTACCTGGCCTCCCTGCACTGCTCTGCCATCACCTGCTCCCACCACGTCTCCAACATCCCACTGAAGCTGTGGGAACGCATCATAGCAGCTGGCAGTCGGCAGAGCACACACTTCTCCACCATG GAGTGGCCCATTGACGGCGGCACCAGCCTGGCCCCGGCCCCGCCGCAGAGGGACCTGCTGCTAACAGG GCATGAGGATGGCACGGTGCGGTTCTGGGACGCCTCGGGCGTCTGCCTGCGGCTGCTCTACAAACTCAGCACCGTGCGGGTGTTCCTCACCGACACAGAACCCAACGAAAGCCTCAGTGCCCAGGGCGAGGAAGAGTGGCCACCCCTCCGCAAG GTGGGCTCCTTTGACCCCTATAGTGACGATCCTCGGCTGGGCATCCAGAAGATTTTCCTCTGCAAATACAGCGGCTACCTGGCTGTGGCCGGCACAGCAGGGCAG GTGCTCGTGCTGGAGCTGAATGACGAGGAGGCGGAGCACGCAGTGGGGCAGGTGGAGGCCGACCTGCTGCGGGACCAGGAGGGCTACCGCTGGAAGGGCCACGAGCGCCTGTGTGCCCGCCCGGGGCCCGTGCACTTCGAGCCCGGCTTCCAGCCCTTCGTGCTGGTGCAGTGCCAGCCCCCGGCCGTGGTCACCTCCTTGGTCCTGCACTCCGAGTGGCGGCTCGTGGCCTTCGGCACCAGCCATGGCTTCGGCCTCTTTGACCACCAGCAGCGGCGGCAGGTCTTTGTCAA GTGCACGCTGCACCCCAGCGACCAGCTCGCCCTGGAGGGCCCACTGTCCCGTGTGAAGTCCCTGAAGAAGTCCCTGCGTCAGTCCTTCCGCCGGATCCGCCGCAGCCGGGCGTCCAGCAGGAAGCGGCGGCCCACCGGCCCTCCGGGAGAG GTGCAGGAGGGGAGCAGCAGGGCAGAGCGGACCGGCCTGCAGAACATGGAGCTGGCGCCTGTGCAGCGCAAGATCGAGGCGCGGTCGGCAGAGGACTCCTTCACAGGCTTCGTCCGGACCCTCTACTTCGCCGACACCTACCTGAGGGACA GTTCCCGCCACTGCCCCTCGCTGTGGGCTGGCACCAATGGAGGTACTGTCTACGCCTTTGCCCTGCGCGTGCCCCCTGCCGAGCGGAGAATGGATGAGCCAGTGCGGGCAGAGCAGG CCAAGGAGATCCAGCTAATGCACCGAGCGCCCGTGGTGGGCATCCTGGTGCTGGACGGACACAGCGTGCCCCTTCCCGAGCCCCTGGAAGTGGCCCACGATCTGTCAAAGAGCCCGGACATGCAGGGAAGCCACCAGCTGCTCGTCGTGTCGGAGGAGCAGTTCAAG GTGTTCACGCTGCCCAAGGTCAGTGCccggctgaagctgaagctgactgCCCTGGAGGGCTCGCGGGTGCGGCGGGTCAGCGCAGCCCGCTTCGGCAGCTGTCGGGCTGAGGACTATGGGGAGCATCACCTGGCCGTCCTCACCAACCTGGGCGACGTCCAGGTGGTCTCGCTGCCCCTGCTCAAGCCCCAGGTGCGGTACAGCTGCATCCGCCGGGAGGACGTCAGCGGCATCGCCTCATGCGTCTTCACCAAATACGGCCAAG gtttCTACCTGATCTCACCCTCCGAGTTTGAGCGCTTCTCTCTTTCCACCAAGTGGCTAGTTGAGCCCCGATGTCTGGTGGATTCAGCAGAATCAAAGAAGCGCAGCCGCCCACGCAACGGATCAGGCCCCGAGAAGTCCTTGGGCCGAGCCAG GAACTCAGGGAGCCAGAGTGATGGAGAGG AGCGGAGGTCGGGCCCTGTGATGGAGCACGCTCTGCTCAATGACGAGA GggttctgaaggagatccagAGCACGCTGGAGGGAGACCGAGG GAGCTGTGGCGATTGGCGTTCTCAGCGAGTGGCTGTGGGATACAGCCTCAGCAACGGGGGAG CGGAGTGA
- the LLGL2 gene encoding LLGL scribble cell polarity complex component 2 (The RefSeq protein has 1 substitution compared to this genomic sequence) has protein sequence MRRFLRPGHDPARERLKRDLFQFNKTVEHGFPHQPSALGYSPSLRILAIGTRSGAVKLYGAPGVEFMGLHRENNTVVQIHFLPGQCQLVTLLDDNSLHLWSLKVKGGVSELQEDETFTLRGPPGAAPSATQITVVLPHSSHQLLYLGTESGNVFAVRLPAFRTLEDRAISSDAVLQWLPEEARQRRAFEIVEALQEHPRDPNQILIGYSRGLVVIWDLQGSRVLSHFLSSQQLENVFWQRDSRLIVSCHSDGSYCQWRLTSNSPKPEPLRSCVPYGPFPCKAITKIFWLTTKQGLPFTIFQGGMPRASYGDRHCISVVHNGQQTAFDFTSRVIDFTVLIEVDPAAAFDDPYALVVLAEEELVVIDLQTAGWPPVQPPYLASLHCSAITCSHHVSNIPLKLWERIIAAGSRQSTHFSTMEWPIDGGTSLAPAPPQRDLLLTGHEDGTVRFWDASGVCLRLLYKLSTVRVFLTDTEPNESLSAQGEEEWPPLRKVGSFDPYSDDPRLGIQKIFLCKYSGYLAVAGTAGQVLVLELNDEEAEHAVGQVEADLLRDQEGYRWKGHERLCARPGPVHFEPGFQPFVLVQCQPPAVVTSLVLHSEWRLVAFGTSHGFGLFDHQQRRQVFVKCTLHPSDQLALEGPLSRVKSLKKSLRQSFRRIRRSRASSRKRRPTGPLGEVQEGSSRAERTGLQNMELAPVQRKIEARSAEDSFTGFVRTLYFADTYLRDSSRHCPSLWAGTNGGTVYAFALRVPPAERRMDEPVRAEQAKEIQLMHRAPVVGILVLDGHSVPLPEPLEVAHDLSKSPDMQGSHQLLVVSEEQFKVFTLPKVSARLKLKLTALEGSRVRRVSAARFGSCRAEDYGEHHLAVLTNLGDVQVVSLPLLKPQVRYSCIRREDVSGIASCVFTKYGQGFYLISPSEFERFSLSTKWLVEPRCLVDSAESKKRSRPRNGSGPEKSLGRARNSGSQSDGEERRSGPVMEHALLNDERVLKEIQSTLEGDRGSCGDWRSQRVAVGYSLSNGGAE, from the exons ATGAGGAGGTTCCTGAGGCCGGGACACGACCCTGCGAgggagaggctcaagagggaccTCTTCCAGTTTAACAAG ACGGTGGAGCATGGCTTCCCCCACCAGCCCAGCGCCCTCGGCTACAGCCCCTCCCTGCGCATCCTGGCCATCGGCACCCGCTCCGGAGCTGTCAAGCT CTATGGTGCCCCAGGTGTGGAGTTCATGGGCCTACACCGCGAGAACAACACTGTGGTGCAGATCCACTTCCTGCCTGGCCAG TGCCAGCTGGTCACCCTGCTGGATGACAACAGCCTGCACCTGTGGAGCCTGAAGGTCAAAGGCGGGGTGTCGGAGCTGCAGGAAGATGAGACGTTCACGCTGCGCGGCCCCCCAGG GGCTGCCCCCAGTGCCACGCAGATCACTGTGGTCCTGCCACACTCCTCCCACCAGCTGCTCTACCTGGGCACCGAGAGCGGCAACGTCTTTGCGGTGCGGCTGCCAGCCTTCCGCACGCTGGAGGACCGGGCCATCAGCTCGGACGCCGTGCTGCAGTG GTTGCCAGAGGAGGCCCGCCAGCGGCGGGCGTTTGAGATAGTGGAGGCTCTGCAGGAGCATCCCCGGGACCCCAACCAGATCCTTATCGGCTACAGCCGGGGCCTCGTCGTCATCTGGGACCTGCAGGGCAGCCGCGTGCTCTCTCATTTCCTCAGCAGCCAG CAACTGGAAAACGTCTTCTGGCAGCGGGACAGCCGTCTGATCGTCAGCTGCCATTCTGACGGCAGCTACTGCCAATGGCGCTTGACCAGCAACAGCCCGAAGCCGGAGCCCCTGCGAAGCTGTGTGCCTTATG GTCCTTTTCCTTGCAAAGCTATTACCAAAATCTTCTGGCTGACCACCAAGCAGGG GttgcccttcaccatcttccagggCGGCATGCCGCGGGCCAGCTACGGGGACCGCCACTGCATCTCGGTGGTCCACAACGGCCAGCAGACAGCCTTCGACTTCACCTCCCGCGTCATTGACTTCACTGTCCTCATCGAGGTGGACCCTGCGGCTG CCTTCGATGACCCCTATGCCCTGGTGGTGCTGGCCGAGGAGGAGCTGGTGGTGATTGACCTGCAGACGGCTGGTTGGCCTCCAGTCCAGCCTCCCTACCTGGCCTCCCTGCACTGCTCTGCCATCACCTGCTCCCACCACGTCTCCAACATCCCACTGAAGCTGTGGGAACGCATCATAGCAGCTGGCAGTCGGCAGAGCACACACTTCTCCACCATG GAGTGGCCCATTGACGGCGGCACCAGCCTGGCCCCGGCCCCGCCGCAGAGGGACCTGCTGCTAACAGG GCATGAGGATGGCACGGTGCGGTTCTGGGACGCCTCGGGCGTCTGCCTGCGGCTGCTCTACAAACTCAGCACCGTGCGGGTGTTCCTCACCGACACAGAACCCAACGAAAGCCTCAGTGCCCAGGGCGAGGAAGAGTGGCCACCCCTCCGCAAG GTGGGCTCCTTTGACCCCTATAGTGACGATCCTCGGCTGGGCATCCAGAAGATTTTCCTCTGCAAATACAGCGGCTACCTGGCTGTGGCCGGCACAGCAGGGCAG GTGCTCGTGCTGGAGCTGAATGACGAGGAGGCGGAGCACGCAGTGGGGCAGGTGGAGGCCGACCTGCTGCGGGACCAGGAGGGCTACCGCTGGAAGGGCCACGAGCGCCTGTGTGCCCGCCCGGGGCCCGTGCACTTCGAGCCCGGCTTCCAGCCCTTCGTGCTGGTGCAGTGCCAGCCCCCGGCCGTGGTCACCTCCTTGGTCCTGCACTCCGAGTGGCGGCTCGTGGCCTTCGGCACCAGCCATGGCTTCGGCCTCTTTGACCACCAGCAGCGGCGGCAGGTCTTTGTCAA GTGCACGCTGCACCCCAGCGACCAGCTCGCCCTGGAGGGCCCACTGTCCCGTGTGAAGTCCCTGAAGAAGTCCCTGCGTCAGTCCTTCCGCCGGATCCGCCGCAGCCGGGCGTCCAGCAGGAAGCGGCGGCCCACCGGCCCTCCGGGAGAG GTGCAGGAGGGGAGCAGCAGGGCAGAGCGGACCGGCCTGCAGAACATGGAGCTGGCGCCTGTGCAGCGCAAGATCGAGGCGCGGTCGGCAGAGGACTCCTTCACAGGCTTCGTCCGGACCCTCTACTTCGCCGACACCTACCTGAGGGACA GTTCCCGCCACTGCCCCTCGCTGTGGGCTGGCACCAATGGAGGTACTGTCTACGCCTTTGCCCTGCGCGTGCCCCCTGCCGAGCGGAGAATGGATGAGCCAGTGCGGGCAGAGCAGG CCAAGGAGATCCAGCTAATGCACCGAGCGCCCGTGGTGGGCATCCTGGTGCTGGACGGACACAGCGTGCCCCTTCCCGAGCCCCTGGAAGTGGCCCACGATCTGTCAAAGAGCCCGGACATGCAGGGAAGCCACCAGCTGCTCGTCGTGTCGGAGGAGCAGTTCAAG GTGTTCACGCTGCCCAAGGTCAGTGCccggctgaagctgaagctgactgCCCTGGAGGGCTCGCGGGTGCGGCGGGTCAGCGCAGCCCGCTTCGGCAGCTGTCGGGCTGAGGACTATGGGGAGCATCACCTGGCCGTCCTCACCAACCTGGGCGACGTCCAGGTGGTCTCGCTGCCCCTGCTCAAGCCCCAGGTGCGGTACAGCTGCATCCGCCGGGAGGACGTCAGCGGCATCGCCTCATGCGTCTTCACCAAATACGGCCAAG gtttCTACCTGATCTCACCCTCCGAGTTTGAGCGCTTCTCTCTTTCCACCAAGTGGCTAGTTGAGCCCCGATGTCTGGTGGATTCAGCAGAATCAAAGAAGCGCAGCCGCCCACGCAACGGATCAGGCCCCGAGAAGTCCTTGGGCCGAGCCAG GAACTCAGGGAGCCAGAGTGATGGAGAGG AGCGGAGGTCGGGCCCTGTGATGGAGCACGCTCTGCTCAATGACGAGA GggttctgaaggagatccagAGCACGCTGGAGGGAGACCGAGG GAGCTGTGGCGATTGGCGTTCTCAGCGAGTGGCTGTGGGATACAGCCTCAGCAACGGGGGAG CGGAGTGA